One bacterium genomic region harbors:
- a CDS encoding SDR family NAD(P)-dependent oxidoreductase, producing the protein MTQVKRRVRHLVGISSLAAYRGLPKSATYCATKAFVTTFLESFRLDLKPRGIAVTVVHPGFVDTPIHGPKTPKLPFMISAEKCADEIWKGIRAKKAIVDFPFPLAALTKIGRFLPSFLF; encoded by the coding sequence TTGACGCAGGTCAAGCGCCGCGTGAGGCACCTGGTCGGCATCTCGAGCCTCGCCGCCTATCGCGGCCTGCCCAAAAGCGCGACCTACTGCGCGACCAAGGCGTTTGTCACGACGTTTCTGGAGAGCTTTCGCCTGGACCTCAAGCCCCGCGGCATCGCCGTGACCGTCGTGCATCCGGGTTTCGTGGATACGCCGATCCACGGCCCGAAAACGCCTAAGCTCCCGTTCATGATCTCCGCGGAAAAATGCGCGGACGAAATCTGGAAAGGCATCCGCGCGAAAAAGGCGATCGTCGACTTCCCCTTCCCGCTCGCGGCGCTGACGAAGATCGGGCGATTTTTGCCGAGCTTTTTGTTC